A window of the Corynebacterium minutissimum genome harbors these coding sequences:
- a CDS encoding cysteine desulfurase, producing the protein MSELDVTAIREQFPILSRSVRDGKPLVYLDSGATSQRPLPVWKAEEEFVLGTNAPVHRGSYQLAEEADDAYESARQAIAAFVGADRDEIAFTKNATEALNEVAYTLSDERAGELYVGEGDTVVVTELEHHANLVPWQELCQRTGATLKWYSMTEDGRIDLDSLELDESVKVVAFTHQSNVTGAVAPVQELVRRARAVGALVVLDACQSVPHMPVDFHALDVDFAAFSGHKMCGPTGIGVLYGKAELLSQLPPFLTGGSMIEVVKMDSTTFAEPPTRFEAGTQMTSQVVGLGAAVKYLSEIGMDAIHAHEKKLTAYALEKLTQIPGVRIIGPDNTEDRGGAVSFVVEGIHPHDLGQVLDAHGVSIRTGHHCAWPLHRACKANSTARASFYLYNTEDEVDALVEAVRAARAFFGVSE; encoded by the coding sequence ATGTCTGAACTAGACGTTACTGCGATTAGGGAGCAATTCCCCATCCTTTCGCGCTCCGTGCGCGATGGTAAACCCTTGGTGTACCTGGATTCGGGCGCGACCTCGCAACGTCCGCTGCCGGTGTGGAAGGCCGAGGAGGAATTCGTCCTCGGCACCAACGCGCCGGTGCACCGCGGCTCTTACCAGCTGGCGGAAGAAGCTGATGATGCCTACGAGTCCGCTCGCCAGGCCATCGCTGCCTTCGTCGGCGCCGACCGCGATGAGATTGCTTTCACCAAGAACGCCACGGAGGCACTCAATGAGGTTGCCTACACGCTCAGTGATGAACGTGCGGGGGAACTCTACGTTGGTGAGGGTGACACCGTGGTGGTCACCGAGCTCGAGCACCATGCGAACCTCGTGCCATGGCAGGAGCTATGCCAGCGCACCGGTGCCACGCTGAAGTGGTACTCCATGACTGAGGATGGCCGCATTGACCTCGATTCACTTGAGCTCGATGAGTCCGTTAAGGTCGTGGCTTTTACCCATCAATCCAACGTCACAGGTGCAGTGGCCCCGGTGCAGGAGTTGGTGCGGCGCGCTCGTGCCGTTGGTGCCTTGGTTGTCTTGGATGCCTGCCAGTCCGTTCCCCACATGCCTGTGGACTTCCACGCGCTGGACGTCGACTTCGCGGCGTTCTCTGGGCACAAGATGTGTGGGCCCACCGGTATCGGCGTGCTCTATGGCAAGGCTGAGCTTCTGTCGCAGCTTCCACCTTTCCTCACGGGTGGTTCCATGATTGAGGTCGTGAAGATGGACAGCACCACCTTTGCTGAGCCACCTACTCGATTTGAGGCTGGTACCCAGATGACCAGCCAGGTCGTTGGGCTTGGTGCGGCCGTGAAGTACCTCAGTGAGATCGGCATGGACGCCATCCACGCCCACGAGAAAAAGCTCACCGCTTATGCCTTGGAGAAGCTCACCCAGATTCCGGGTGTGCGGATCATCGGACCCGACAACACCGAAGATCGTGGGGGAGCGGTATCCTTCGTCGTGGAGGGAATCCATCCCCATGACTTGGGCCAGGTTCTCGACGCCCACGGCGTATCCATTCGCACTGGCCACCACTGCGCGTGGCCGCTGCATCGCGCGTGCAAGGCTAATTCGACCGCACGCGCCAGCTTCTACCTGTACAACACTGAGGACGAGGTCGACGCCCTCGTAGAGGCGGTGCGGGCAGCCCGTGCCTTCTTTGGAGTGAGCGAATGA
- the sufD gene encoding Fe-S cluster assembly protein SufD, producing the protein MVASNEFNPADVTKGDQFTSFNVADFPVPHGRDEVWRFIALRNLRGLHNGEFAPATAQKIDVTAPEGVTSETVAADDSRLGSAGAPADRVAAQAWTSMPEAQVVTIAAEAQLDKPVDITITGAGEGVTSFGATSIHVGHHAEATIVLRYVGSGTHADNVEFVLEDGAQVTVVVDADWEDDAVHLSHQIAKVGRDAVLRHNTAIFGGEIVRLVPRVVFDGPGGDAELLGVYFADAGQYFENRLLVDHDVPNCRSRVFYKGALQGATAAEKEEAGSASRTPEARTCWVGDVLIRKDANNTDTYETNNNLILTEGARADAIPNLEIQTGEIVGAGHAATVGRFDDLELFYLMSRGIPAAEARRLIIRGFFSEVISRIPVESLREDLESRVVDELAKINA; encoded by the coding sequence GTGGTAGCTTCCAACGAATTTAATCCTGCTGACGTCACCAAGGGTGACCAGTTCACTTCGTTCAATGTGGCGGATTTCCCGGTTCCGCACGGCCGCGATGAGGTGTGGCGCTTCATTGCCCTGCGCAACCTGCGTGGTCTGCACAACGGCGAGTTCGCCCCGGCGACCGCACAGAAGATTGACGTCACCGCCCCAGAGGGCGTGACCTCTGAAACCGTGGCAGCTGACGACTCCCGCCTTGGCTCTGCAGGTGCTCCGGCCGACCGGGTTGCGGCACAAGCGTGGACCTCCATGCCAGAGGCGCAGGTGGTTACCATTGCCGCGGAAGCGCAGCTGGACAAGCCGGTCGACATCACCATTACCGGCGCAGGTGAGGGAGTCACTTCCTTTGGTGCGACCTCCATCCACGTGGGTCACCACGCCGAGGCCACTATCGTGCTGCGCTACGTCGGCTCCGGCACCCACGCGGACAACGTGGAGTTCGTGCTTGAGGATGGCGCACAGGTCACCGTCGTCGTCGACGCCGACTGGGAGGACGACGCCGTCCACCTGTCCCACCAGATTGCCAAGGTTGGCCGCGATGCCGTACTGCGCCACAACACCGCTATATTTGGCGGCGAGATTGTGCGTCTCGTCCCACGCGTGGTCTTTGACGGACCCGGCGGCGATGCCGAGCTGCTGGGCGTCTACTTCGCTGATGCCGGCCAGTACTTTGAGAACCGCTTGCTCGTCGACCACGACGTCCCGAACTGCCGCTCCCGCGTGTTCTATAAGGGCGCTCTGCAGGGCGCGACCGCTGCGGAGAAGGAGGAGGCAGGTTCTGCTTCACGGACCCCAGAGGCTCGTACCTGCTGGGTTGGTGACGTGCTGATCCGCAAGGACGCCAACAATACCGATACCTATGAGACGAACAACAACCTGATTCTCACCGAAGGTGCGCGCGCCGATGCCATCCCGAACCTGGAGATCCAGACCGGTGAGATCGTTGGTGCCGGCCACGCCGCCACCGTGGGCCGCTTCGACGACCTCGAGCTGTTCTACCTCATGTCTCGCGGCATCCCAGCCGCCGAGGCTCGTCGCCTCATCATCCGCGGCTTCTTCTCTGAAGTCATCTCCCGCATCCCAGTCGAGTCCTTGCGCGAGGATCTGGAATCCCGCGTCGTCGACGAGCTCGCCAAGATCAACGCTTAA
- the sufC gene encoding Fe-S cluster assembly ATPase SufC: protein MSTLEIKNLHAQVLPNEEDGEAKEILKGVNLTINSGETHAVMGPNGSGKSTLSYVIAGHPKYEVTEGEVLLDGENLLEMEVDERARAGLFLAMQYPTEVPGVKMSQFMRSAVTAIRGEAPKLREWNKELTEAREKLAIDKSFAHRSVNEGFSGGEKKRHEVMQLDILKPKFAVMDETDSGLDVDALRVVSEGINRYQDETNGGILLITHYKRILNYVTPDFVHVFADGQIIKTGGAELADQLEADGYEQFLN from the coding sequence ATGTCTACTCTGGAAATCAAGAACCTCCACGCACAGGTGCTCCCTAACGAAGAGGACGGCGAGGCCAAGGAGATTCTCAAGGGCGTCAACCTCACCATCAACTCCGGTGAGACCCACGCCGTGATGGGCCCGAACGGCTCCGGTAAGTCCACCCTGTCCTATGTCATTGCCGGTCACCCGAAGTACGAGGTCACCGAGGGCGAAGTGCTTCTCGACGGCGAGAATCTCCTCGAGATGGAAGTTGACGAGCGCGCCCGTGCTGGTCTCTTCCTCGCCATGCAGTACCCGACCGAGGTGCCGGGCGTGAAGATGTCGCAGTTCATGCGCTCGGCCGTTACCGCCATCCGCGGCGAGGCTCCGAAGCTGCGCGAGTGGAATAAGGAACTGACCGAAGCCCGCGAGAAGCTGGCTATCGACAAGTCCTTCGCTCACCGCTCCGTCAACGAGGGCTTCTCTGGTGGTGAGAAGAAGCGCCACGAGGTTATGCAGCTGGATATCCTCAAGCCGAAGTTCGCAGTCATGGATGAAACCGACTCCGGCCTGGACGTCGACGCCCTGCGCGTCGTGTCTGAGGGCATCAATCGCTACCAGGATGAGACCAACGGCGGCATTCTCCTCATTACGCACTACAAGCGCATCCTCAACTACGTCACCCCGGATTTCGTCCACGTCTTCGCTGATGGACAGATCATCAAGACCGGTGGCGCAGAGCTGGCTGACCAGCTTGAGGCTGACGGCTACGAGCAGTTCCTCAACTAA
- the sufB gene encoding Fe-S cluster assembly protein SufB, protein MSDDEIISSIGGYEYGWHDSDEAGQAAHRGLSEDVVRDISKKKNEPEWMLESRLKALRVFNKKPVPAWGPDLSAIDFDNIKYFVRSTEKQAQTWDDLPEDIKETYDKLGIPDAEKKRLVSGVAAQYESEVVYHKIREDLEEQGVIFVDTDTAVQEYPEILQEYFGTVIPAGDNKFSALNNACWSGGSFVYVPKGVHVDIPLQAYFRINTENMGQFERTLIVVEEGAYVHYIEGCTAPIYNSDSLHTGVIEIVVKKGGRCRYTTIQNWSTNVYNLVTQRAKVEEGGTMEWVDGNIGSKVTMKYPSCWLTGEHAKGEVLSLAFAGENQVQDTGSKMVHMAPNTSSNIVSKSVARNGGRAAYRGLVQVNNNASNSTANVECDALLVDNDSRSDTYPYNDIRNDHVTLGHEATVSQVSEEQLFYLMSRGIAEEEAMAMIVRGFVEPIAKELPMEYALELNRLIELQMEGSVG, encoded by the coding sequence ATGAGCGATGACGAGATCATCTCCTCCATCGGCGGCTACGAGTATGGCTGGCACGATTCCGACGAAGCCGGCCAAGCAGCACACCGCGGATTGAGCGAGGATGTCGTTCGCGACATTTCGAAGAAGAAGAATGAGCCCGAGTGGATGCTCGAGTCGCGCCTCAAGGCTCTGCGTGTTTTCAACAAAAAGCCGGTTCCGGCGTGGGGTCCGGATCTGTCTGCGATCGACTTCGACAACATTAAGTACTTTGTTCGTTCTACCGAGAAGCAGGCCCAGACCTGGGATGACCTTCCGGAGGACATTAAGGAGACCTACGACAAGCTGGGTATTCCGGACGCTGAGAAGAAGCGCCTTGTCTCCGGCGTTGCTGCTCAGTACGAGTCCGAGGTGGTTTACCACAAGATTCGTGAGGACCTTGAGGAACAAGGCGTTATCTTCGTCGATACCGATACGGCAGTGCAAGAATACCCGGAGATTCTGCAGGAGTATTTCGGCACTGTGATCCCCGCTGGCGATAACAAGTTCTCCGCGCTCAACAACGCCTGCTGGTCCGGTGGCTCCTTCGTGTACGTCCCGAAGGGCGTGCACGTGGACATCCCGCTCCAGGCATACTTCCGCATTAACACCGAGAACATGGGCCAGTTTGAGCGCACCCTCATCGTTGTCGAAGAAGGCGCCTACGTTCACTACATCGAGGGCTGCACCGCTCCGATTTATAACTCGGACTCCCTGCACACGGGTGTTATTGAGATCGTCGTGAAGAAGGGCGGCCGCTGCCGCTACACCACGATTCAGAACTGGTCCACCAACGTCTACAACCTGGTGACCCAGCGCGCCAAGGTCGAAGAAGGCGGAACCATGGAGTGGGTCGATGGCAACATTGGCTCCAAGGTCACCATGAAGTACCCGTCCTGCTGGCTCACCGGTGAGCATGCCAAGGGTGAGGTTCTTTCCCTGGCTTTTGCCGGTGAAAACCAGGTTCAGGACACCGGTTCCAAGATGGTTCACATGGCGCCCAACACGTCTTCCAACATCGTGTCCAAGTCCGTTGCCCGAAATGGTGGCCGTGCCGCCTACCGCGGTTTGGTGCAGGTCAACAACAACGCCTCCAACTCCACCGCGAACGTCGAGTGTGACGCTTTGCTCGTGGATAATGACTCGCGTTCGGATACCTACCCGTACAACGACATCCGCAACGATCACGTCACCTTGGGCCACGAGGCAACCGTTTCTCAGGTCTCTGAGGAGCAGCTCTTTTACCTCATGTCCCGCGGCATCGCCGAGGAAGAGGCAATGGCCATGATCGTGCGCGGCTTCGTCGAGCCGATTGCCAAGGAGCTCCCCATGGAATACGCCCTGGAGCTCAACCGTCTTATCGAGCTGCAGATGGAAGGATCGGTGGGCTAA
- the mptB gene encoding polyprenol phosphomannose-dependent alpha 1,6 mannosyltransferase MptB, which produces MNEERHYTRSGRFRRVVWGVRDELPRMGLAGSRSALLHEDAPDTPRAGHGPALGDVHRRTIAHLRTLFTLRWLGTIGSLLIGLGGLGAGALPVVGNPYESLPFGSLMSRMLQSASALVFIGVAFMVLAWVCMAPLVGAPLRLPLPRQQSSSEKCGQEKRFSHSPHVVTQSQMWRTWLGWVLPLIVTAPLFTQDIYSYLANGSIVMRGLDPYSAGPVELLGADNDLARSVPFIWANSPSPYGPVALGLAAVVSWLTSDSIIWGVILHRVFSLAGIIAAGWATARLAVRCRVSPEAALWLGILNPLTLLHLVGGIHNEAFMLGLALVGLELGLRAVTEEHSARWHAWLLFLASGVLISCAGMVKVTGFIGLGFVGMAWAKRLVDKHGASPLRAVLTAVVVQLVILAVSIALVTVITGIDIGWVFGQGGAATIRSWLSTTTSVGVGAGFLGMVLGLGDHTEAILTVTRTVGVIIATGFMVRMLFAVYRGAIHPVGGLGVSTFVLVVFFPVVQPWYILWAILPLAAWANRRFFRMAVILYSGVMSFIVLPRGLGLPPGTVFVIYLSALLTFVALAAVGWVALRRAGVRVLH; this is translated from the coding sequence ATGAATGAGGAGCGTCACTACACCCGATCGGGGAGGTTCAGGCGCGTCGTATGGGGCGTGCGCGATGAATTACCGCGCATGGGTCTCGCCGGTTCCCGCTCGGCCCTCCTCCACGAGGATGCTCCGGACACACCGCGTGCGGGTCACGGGCCAGCGCTTGGCGACGTCCACCGGCGCACCATAGCCCACCTCCGGACTCTGTTCACCTTAAGGTGGCTGGGCACCATCGGCTCCTTGCTCATCGGACTTGGGGGTCTTGGTGCCGGTGCACTGCCGGTAGTTGGCAACCCTTATGAGTCCCTGCCCTTCGGTTCGCTCATGTCCCGTATGTTGCAGTCGGCGTCGGCCCTCGTCTTTATTGGTGTGGCCTTCATGGTGCTGGCGTGGGTCTGCATGGCTCCCCTCGTAGGCGCGCCCTTGCGCCTTCCGCTCCCTCGGCAGCAGTCCTCTTCTGAAAAGTGTGGACAAGAGAAGCGATTTAGCCACTCCCCGCATGTGGTCACTCAAAGCCAGATGTGGCGCACGTGGCTGGGCTGGGTGCTGCCGCTTATCGTCACCGCTCCCCTTTTTACCCAGGACATTTACTCCTACCTGGCCAATGGCTCGATTGTGATGCGGGGTCTCGACCCTTACTCGGCTGGCCCTGTCGAATTGCTCGGTGCCGATAACGACCTTGCCCGCTCCGTGCCTTTCATTTGGGCGAACTCTCCCTCGCCCTATGGACCCGTCGCTTTAGGTTTGGCCGCCGTCGTGAGTTGGTTGACCAGTGATTCCATTATTTGGGGTGTCATCCTCCACCGCGTTTTCTCCTTGGCAGGCATCATTGCCGCTGGGTGGGCCACTGCCCGCTTGGCGGTGCGCTGCCGCGTTTCCCCCGAAGCCGCGTTGTGGCTGGGCATCCTGAATCCGCTGACCCTTCTTCATCTCGTTGGTGGAATCCACAATGAGGCTTTCATGTTGGGGCTCGCGCTCGTTGGCCTCGAGCTGGGTTTGCGGGCGGTCACCGAGGAACACTCCGCGCGCTGGCACGCATGGCTTCTGTTTCTCGCCTCCGGTGTGCTTATTTCCTGCGCTGGAATGGTGAAAGTCACTGGGTTCATTGGATTAGGCTTTGTCGGTATGGCCTGGGCCAAGAGGCTCGTCGATAAGCACGGCGCCTCTCCCCTACGCGCTGTACTCACCGCCGTCGTCGTGCAGCTCGTCATTCTGGCCGTCTCGATTGCGCTCGTCACCGTGATTACCGGCATCGACATCGGTTGGGTCTTTGGCCAGGGTGGTGCAGCAACGATTCGCTCCTGGTTGTCTACGACGACGTCGGTAGGCGTAGGCGCTGGCTTCCTCGGCATGGTGCTGGGGCTTGGCGATCATACTGAGGCCATTCTCACCGTCACCCGCACCGTCGGCGTGATCATCGCCACCGGTTTTATGGTCCGCATGCTTTTCGCTGTCTACCGCGGCGCAATCCACCCGGTGGGCGGTCTGGGTGTATCCACGTTCGTCCTCGTCGTTTTCTTCCCCGTCGTCCAGCCCTGGTACATCCTGTGGGCAATTCTGCCGCTAGCTGCATGGGCAAACCGGCGATTCTTCAGGATGGCGGTCATTCTCTATTCCGGCGTGATGAGTTTCATCGTGCTGCCTCGAGGTTTGGGTCTCCCTCCGGGCACCGTCTTCGTTATCTATCTCTCCGCACTTCTCACTTTTGTGGCTCTCGCTGCGGTCGGGTGGGTTGCGTTACGCAGGGCTGGGGTCCGTGTCCTACACTAG
- a CDS encoding helix-turn-helix transcriptional regulator: MTKETRSTEGDTRRHVMLLLLKDGPVTASYLGERLGLSAAGIRRHLDILVEEGFTEVVHRRPPARPGHTVGRGRPAKHFRLTDQGRAQFGHAYDELAAEALAALREAGGPEAVRRFAKARFERLVEDVAPLVNEDESVPEVARQLAEALDAHGYAATVTSVGNGVQICQHHCPVAHVAAEHPELCEAEQEVFSALLGKHVQPLASIADGHGICTTNIPLTPVPPSGAERQER; the protein is encoded by the coding sequence ATGACGAAGGAGACTCGCTCCACCGAGGGCGATACCCGCCGCCATGTCATGCTGTTGCTTCTTAAGGACGGCCCCGTGACGGCGTCGTACCTAGGTGAACGCCTCGGTCTCTCGGCCGCTGGCATCCGCCGGCACTTAGACATTCTGGTAGAAGAAGGATTCACTGAGGTGGTGCATCGCCGCCCGCCAGCCCGCCCCGGGCACACGGTTGGCCGTGGTCGCCCCGCCAAGCACTTTCGCCTCACAGACCAAGGCCGCGCGCAATTCGGCCATGCCTATGACGAACTAGCAGCTGAAGCTCTCGCAGCACTGCGTGAAGCTGGAGGTCCAGAGGCCGTGCGGCGCTTCGCCAAGGCTCGTTTCGAGCGCCTCGTAGAAGACGTCGCACCTCTGGTCAACGAAGATGAATCGGTTCCAGAGGTAGCACGCCAGCTTGCTGAGGCTCTTGATGCGCACGGTTACGCTGCCACGGTCACGTCCGTGGGTAACGGCGTGCAGATTTGCCAGCACCACTGCCCGGTGGCCCATGTGGCCGCCGAGCACCCGGAGCTGTGTGAGGCTGAACAGGAAGTTTTCTCTGCCCTTTTAGGAAAACATGTGCAACCCCTGGCCTCCATTGCGGACGGCCACGGAATTTGCACCACAAACATCCCCTTAACGCCCGTACCGCCCTCTGGGGCGGAGCGGCAGGAACGCTAA
- the sufU gene encoding Fe-S cluster assembly sulfur transfer protein SufU, whose protein sequence is MNLDSMYQDVILDHYKNPKFSGLREGQAEVHHVNPSCGDEITLRVKLSADGKTVEDVSYDAEGCSISQASTSVMAEEIVGIPLEEANAKLAEFEKMATSRGEVEGDDEIIGDGIAFAGVAKFPARVKCALLGWKAFQAATMEALNELEK, encoded by the coding sequence ATGAACCTAGATTCCATGTACCAGGACGTCATCCTGGATCACTACAAGAACCCGAAATTCTCCGGCTTGCGCGAAGGTCAGGCAGAGGTCCACCACGTTAACCCTTCCTGCGGTGATGAGATCACCTTGCGCGTCAAGCTCTCTGCCGATGGAAAAACGGTGGAAGACGTCTCCTACGACGCCGAGGGCTGCTCCATCTCGCAAGCCTCGACCTCCGTCATGGCGGAGGAAATCGTGGGAATCCCTCTCGAGGAAGCCAATGCCAAGCTGGCCGAGTTCGAGAAGATGGCGACCTCGCGCGGTGAAGTTGAGGGTGACGATGAGATCATTGGGGATGGCATCGCCTTTGCCGGAGTGGCCAAGTTCCCCGCCCGTGTGAAATGCGCTCTTCTGGGGTGGAAGGCTTTCCAGGCCGCCACCATGGAAGCACTCAACGAATTGGAGAAATAG